The Glycine max cultivar Williams 82 chromosome 3, Glycine_max_v4.0, whole genome shotgun sequence sequence AAACTGATAGGGCTAACACTTTAAAATACCTTGAGTTTTGAATCATGCAACCTTTTCACAGTACATATTAAATCCTTAGAAGGGATCGTACCATCTGTAAGTGTTTGCAATACCTGACATGGTCAatgtaaaattatcaatattcaatatattcaaaattttcaacactcattaaaaaattatataaggtAAGACAGTAAACCTGCATTAGAAGATTCTCGCTTCCATTTGGGGGATCTGAAATAATTTCAAGGAGATCTGAAGATGAGCCCATAGTACGTACTAGTATTGGAATTTGGCGATGTACTGCCTGCATTATACAATTAATGATATAACCCAGTGACAGAACAACAAATAGTTGACAATATTCACTAGATCCCATATTCCAAAAACTGAAACCTGCTTCACTGCCTTTGATGTACTTCTATAGATGACAAATATTTGGCGAAAGAGAGAATGTTTCTGTCATCATAAAGCATCAATATGTATTACTTTTAATCAAATAACAGAACATGAGTTACAGAATATAAAAGGATGTATACTGTGAAAACTAGGAAATAAAACAATACCTTTGTACACAAAGCAAAATACAATGACATGCACCTCTGAGCCTCAGAAACTGAATCTGGTGAGACACTCTCAGATGTGCATGATTGACGATTATCTGAGGTGACATCTTTAGTGCTGCCACTCAATGATGATTGTTCGTTTGGAACCTTCTCAACATCAGGTCcctgaaaatgaaaaggatggaaaagaaaaaagcaaactATCATATCTCAACAAGAAGAAATGACACAAACTTTCCATCAAGAGgactctaacaaaaaaaaaagtaaatctataaatatgtgaATACCTTTTCTGAATCAGCAATGGAACATTCAATATCAGTAGCTTCAGATGCATCCCCACTCATCACTGAGAAAAGCATTTCCTTTGCAAAATCTTCTATTTGCTTAGAAATGGATGACAAAGGATAAAGCTTATTTGCCACCTGCAATATGAGCTCAAATTGTAAGACATTCTGTTTGCAGTCAAATAAATGTTTCAACAGGAATTTAATGCTTAATGTACCAGACGTATCGCCTTCATACGCACTTCTTCCAGATGATGCACTGCACTCTttaattgaaaaaggaaaaaaatcaaaattaaggaaaagatCAGATGTAAgccaaaaaattacaattacaagAGGACAGAAGGTTTGAAAATTTAGTTTCTACAATTCAAGGAGAAAAGCAAGGGGCAATATCATTAAGCCACCCACTTAAAGTTCAATTTATacatatgaagaaagaaaacCAATGAGGAATTATGACTAACAACAACTAAGCAAACATCAAAGTTAGTATAACAAAAGTAGGAGAAAAAAACCTGTAGAGCAATTTGTAAGCAAGTATCTCGAATGGGAGGCCTTAGAAGAATCAAACTCCATACAGTACTTAGACCTTGAGTAACTCTATCTGCATTCAGTGAGTGCAACTCCTTTTCACCTTTATCCCCATTTCCAGGAGAACAcatgttttctaaaattttcagAACTGATTTTGGTAAATAAGGAGATTCACCAAGCAATTTACTTAATGATTTATCTGAAGGTGGAAAGGAATCTCTAAGTGCTTCTGCCTGCAATTGAAGTGAACCAAAAGCTCAATTCATGCCTTGCAAATGGAcaaaagaatcaagaaaaaagGGGCACAGACCACTGTAAGGAGGAAATTTTCATATACAGAAGCTGCTGTTGTGGAAGAAAAGAAGTCAGGCTCCTCTTCAGCCTCACCAAATAATCTGTAGAGGACACGCAATGTCAACTCATGTCCCTGAGACATTAGGTAATCATTGTCagcatttataaataaatgcaCCTTGCACATAATAGCCACTAGcttatctaaattatttaaacCAAATAGCAGTGTCCATCAAATCTGTAGCATATTAGATGTCCAACTACAAGACAcataaacttgatttatactcaTACCTGATTTAGCTCTATAAACAACAGTGCCCATTACACTTACAGAACAATACATATCAACTCTAAATCTAATACAACTAAACATGCATATGACAAATTGAACCCATCTGGATAATGTATCTCTAATGATTATAAGAGGTCAGCTCCACAACTTCAAATTTGCAAAATACAGTTGTCCTAAGGAAAAACCCTACCTTTTCAAAACCAGTTCTTAATTGATTTTAGAGAAATATAAATCCTCTCTTTCCcagaaaggaaaaacaaaatttaaaggcAAATTAGGATggtctatttttttaacattaaattgatgaaaatgaaacaaacaaatatgaaaaaagaagGTAACATGCATTactctttatttcttttaattatgggGTAAGGAGCTGGAAATAGTGTGCTTCACTGTTTTACTCACGTCAAAGCTAATACTTAAAGAAATTGGCACAGAAACCGTAACACTTGAGACAAGAGCTCACCTCATGACTAATgtaatcaatcaaaatatgCTTCTGTAATAGTTTCCACGGGTCTAATTCCAAGGGAAACTgcatgaacaataaaaaagagagcACAGTATTAATTATAAAGTGGCTGTAAGCAAAAACAAACGtgtgcacacacacacatacacatactATTAAGTCTAGCATTGATATTGGGATCTTAGGGATGTCTAAATTACACAATTTGAAAGCATTTAAGaatagagagagaaataataattgatgGTAAGCAAAGAATTTTCACCTCAACTCCTAAATAAGCAAGTATCGAAAAACGAATGTTGGTGCCTCCAGCTACAGCTATTTGCTTATATGCATCAATAATACGCATAAAACATGACTTTTGCAAATGATCCTTTTGTTCATCTTCAAGGTCAACAACAGGAGCAATCATCTTTGGCAAGACTAATCGGGGAGGCACAACTGAAGTAGCTGTTGAGGACACCAAGCTATTGACATCTCTAACAGCCGCTTTTGGGCTCAGCTCCTCAGACCTATCTGTTGATATTGATGGAGCTACGTTCAGAGGTGACCTCTGATCCAAACTTGTATCCTGCTCTTGACTGCCATCTTCTAGGCATATTTCAGTGGAAACCAATAAGGAAGGAGCAGAAGTTTGTGACACAGAATCACTACGACCAAAAGAATCTAGGCCAGGGATTCCACTCTCTGAGTTTCCAACATCATGGATGTCAGGAGGCATAGTTGTGCAGCCATTCTCTACTCCAGGTATACTGGCATCAGAAGATGGAAAATCAATAGGCGATGGTATATTTTCAGATTCAATATTCATGCCAGAATCCACAGCACCACTATTTGCAGCAGTTGCAGAAATTTCTTCCTCCACTTGTGACTTCTGCAATATTTGTGTACATCAAAGAGTTACTCAAAAGACGACTCTCAGAAATATGATACAGAAAAATAGACAGATTAAACCATTACAAATGAAAGGGACTGGTagtaaattgaaaaacaaaaagataaggcctaaaaaccaaaaataccagataaataaaattaataattacacCACTACCTCATTGGACACTGATTGATGCGCATCAAGAAGGGAAGCTATTGGCGGGAAAGTACTAGAAAGTGACATAACAGCAGCTACAAATGATGGTGGATATTTAGCCTTGTCATCAGAACCAATCATACTAATGTCTTGCAGCTGTTCATCATTTCCTTCAGCATTAGGGTAATTCAGAGGTAGGTTTTTCATATTTGCCATCACCACCTCAGCTAGCAAGTCAGCAGAAATACTTGAGATGAGAATTTCCAAATGTCCAACAGCTCTTTCACCTTGAGCAATCAAAGCACCAAATGTGGCAACAAGTTGCCGTACAGGCCCATTATCCACATCTCCTTTTGAAGATGTTGGTACAGTTGGAGTCTCATCCTGAGAGTAGGTAGTGGTACATTCATCTAACTCCTTAGGCTCTTCCAAAGCAACAACAGTTGTCCTGACCCGTTTTCCAGGAGTTTCTTCATCTTCAGCTAAATCACCTCCAATTTGTGATCCTGATCGTTTTCTTGCCAAATTATTCTGCACTGAATCGCCAGAATTTGTTGCAGGTTCCTCTtcctgaaaaaataaataaataaaagaacacaGTGAGCAAGAATTGAAGAGCAATACCATGATGTCCTACCCGTATTAAATGCTATTGAAAATCTTTCTTTTGTGCACAAAATTCCATGCAACTAACCAAAACCACTTGTTATTGCAACCACAACTCCAACTGTTTGCATTTCTACATTtactcctatttcaaaatatttatcatttatggtAAAAGCAAATATTAAGTTAAGAAAGCAATTAAATAGCTTCAATTCATGGAAATATTACAATTGAGAATGGAAGAGACATAACCCCAAAAACTAGCTCAAGTGAGGAGGATTGTCCAAGtcaatataaaaagtaaatatgcCCAGCCAACATACAATCTAAAACACCTCCTTCAAGCTAAGGACGAAATCTGCACGACTAGACATTTGCAGTGGTGACCTAACTAGGATAGGGTCTAATACCAAATTAGAATTGAAAATATACCAAGTCTAACTCAAGAGAAAAGGATTGTTCAAGTCACTATGATTATTTTGGCCATATATCTACCTAATGTGGGATCATAACCatcagaaaatattaaatacctCAATCATGACAAAATACTAGACAAAGTAACCTGTGTATATGCATCATGCATGGTTGCCCTCCAATTCCAAATGAATATGTTTCTCAAGAAATTTACAGTACTGCCATTGGACAGGAAAATTTATCACCAAACAACATATGGCAAGCAGCTGGACAATTTCATTATACATGAAGATTACACTACATCAGTGCTTTATTTTTCGTTCCATTTATTGGAGATACCAGGAGACAATAATAAAGTtggatataaataattaatgtcatctTAATTTTCTAAAGCAAGAAAAATAATGGAACAAAACCTATTTTCAAAAAACAACAGAAATTTTGAAACTGAGTATCATCTATCTCTtctgtaaataataataataataataataataataataataataataataataataataataattgagctATCAATTCAATTGTCTATATATATAGGCATCAGTGTTGTTAAATGGTGGCCCCATGGCTGCTATACCGGAATGGCATGGCAGATTTTTGCCAACCAccataggcaatttgtgaaggtaGGCCTACCATGGCAGCGCCATAGGCAGCAATTGCATGTCTATATGGGGGAATTTTGGCCTTCCACCACATCCCGGCATTCGCCATTGATAACATTGATAGGCATACAGCTAATATTTCATTCAGCTTAATACACGACTTCCATATTTACATGTTCAGAGTGCAAATATGtatgtaagaaacaaaacaattaaaaataattaaattaaataaataaacatcccAGGAAGAGGGTGGTACCTTGATAACAGGTTGatcatctttctctctctctatggTTCCATTACTAGCAGAGATTAGGTGGAACACCCGATCTGCCTTTCCTTCTGACTGCATTTCCTTCAAGGCCTCTGCCAAACGATCTCTccactatcaaaacaaaaaataatcagtTTTCTATAACACCATTTCAGACCAAGCCTCTTAATTATGA is a genomic window containing:
- the LOC100779360 gene encoding uncharacterized protein isoform X3, whose amino-acid sequence is MVGKTMSMAATSREKLASLVNAAKLAIDIPSKLESLRQLRHELPPEDPVLLTEFLPSLFLFHSDRFGPVRKFLTEMLGEIGLKNTEFLSNIVPVLIDLLDDDTPAVVRQVLLCGTDLFRATLEKIVVQGLYSSDLDGALESAWAWMLKFKDKVYSIAFQHGSGGAKLLALKFVEAVIRLYTPDPNGSSEPTSHQGRPVEFNILWLRRGHPVLNIGDLKIEASHRLGLLLDQLRFPTVKSLSNSVIIVLIKSLSAIAFDRPAFYGRILPVLLSLEPSSSVVNGVCVSATHFALKNAFVTCSKCTHPSAAPWRDRLAEALKEMQSEGKADRVFHLISASNGTIEREKDDQPVIKEEEPATNSGDSVQNNLARKRSGSQIGGDLAEDEETPGKRVRTTVVALEEPKELDECTTTYSQDETPTVPTSSKGDVDNGPVRQLVATFGALIAQGERAVGHLEILISSISADLLAEVVMANMKNLPLNYPNAEGNDEQLQDISMIGSDDKAKYPPSFVAAVMSLSSTFPPIASLLDAHQSVSNEVKSQVEEEISATAANSGAVDSGMNIESENIPSPIDFPSSDASIPGVENGCTTMPPDIHDVGNSESGIPGLDSFGRSDSVSQTSAPSLLVSTEICLEDGSQEQDTSLDQRSPLNVAPSISTDRSEELSPKAAVRDVNSLVSSTATSVVPPRLVLPKMIAPVVDLEDEQKDHLQKSCFMRIIDAYKQIAVAGGTNIRFSILAYLGVEFPLELDPWKLLQKHILIDYISHEGHELTLRVLYRLFGEAEEEPDFFSSTTAASVYENFLLTVAEALRDSFPPSDKSLSKLLGESPYLPKSVLKILENMCSPGNGDKGEKELHSLNADRVTQGLSTVWSLILLRPPIRDTCLQIALQSAVHHLEEVRMKAIRLVANKLYPLSSISKQIEDFAKEMLFSVMSGDASEATDIECSIADSEKGPDVEKVPNEQSSLSGSTKDVTSDNRQSCTSESVSPDSVSEAQRCMSLYFALCTKKHSLFRQIFVIYRSTSKAVKQAVHRQIPILVRTMGSSSDLLEIISDPPNGSENLLMQVLQTLTDGTIPSKDLICTVKRLHDSKLKDAEFLIPILPFLSNDEVMPIFSHIVNLPLEKFQAALGRILQGSSQSGPVLTPAEVLIAIHGIDPEKDGIALKKVTDACNACFEQRQTFTQEVLARVLNQLVEQIPPPLLFMRTVLQAIGAFPTLVDFIMGILSRLVTKQIWKYPKLWVGFLKCVQLTKPQSFGILLQLPPAQLENALNRIAALKAPLIAHASQPDIQSKLPRAVLVVLGLASDSQVSSQAQTSQTQTSQTQTSQTQTTQTQTSQTQTGETSSSDKDTATEKSKESSTAS
- the LOC100779360 gene encoding uncharacterized protein isoform X1, with translation MVGKTMSMAATSREKLASLVNAAKLAIDIPSKLESLRQLRHELPPEDPVLLTEFLPSLFLFHSDRFGPVRKFLTEMLGEIGLKNTEFLSNIVPVLIDLLDDDTPAVVRQVLLCGTDLFRATLEKIVVQGLYSSDLDGALESAWAWMLKFKDKVYSIAFQHGSGGAKLLALKFVEAVIRLYTPDPNGSSEPTSHQGRPVEFNILWLRRGHPVLNIGDLKIEASHRLGLLLDQLRFPTVKSLSNSVIIVLIKSLSAIAFDRPAFYGRILPVLLSLEPSSSVVNGVCVSATHFALKNAFVTCSKCTHPSAAPWRDRLAEALKEMQSEGKADRVFHLISASNGTIEREKDDQPVIKEEEPATNSGDSVQNNLARKRSGSQIGGDLAEDEETPGKRVRTTVVALEEPKELDECTTTYSQDETPTVPTSSKGDVDNGPVRQLVATFGALIAQGERAVGHLEILISSISADLLAEVVMANMKNLPLNYPNAEGNDEQLQDISMIGSDDKAKYPPSFVAAVMSLSSTFPPIASLLDAHQSVSNEVKSQVEEEISATAANSGAVDSGMNIESENIPSPIDFPSSDASIPGVENGCTTMPPDIHDVGNSESGIPGLDSFGRSDSVSQTSAPSLLVSTEICLEDGSQEQDTSLDQRSPLNVAPSISTDRSEELSPKAAVRDVNSLVSSTATSVVPPRLVLPKMIAPVVDLEDEQKDHLQKSCFMRIIDAYKQIAVAGGTNIRFSILAYLGVEFPLELDPWKLLQKHILIDYISHEGHELTLRVLYRLFGEAEEEPDFFSSTTAASVYENFLLTVAEALRDSFPPSDKSLSKLLGESPYLPKSVLKILENMCSPGNGDKGEKELHSLNADRVTQGLSTVWSLILLRPPIRDTCLQIALQSAVHHLEEVRMKAIRLVANKLYPLSSISKQIEDFAKEMLFSVMSGDASEATDIECSIADSEKGPDVEKVPNEQSSLSGSTKDVTSDNRQSCTSESVSPDSVSEAQRCMSLYFALCTKKHSLFRQIFVIYRSTSKAVKQAVHRQIPILVRTMGSSSDLLEIISDPPNGSENLLMQVLQTLTDGTIPSKDLICTVKRLHDSKLKDAEFLIPILPFLSNDEVMPIFSHIVNLPLEKFQAALGRILQGSSQSGPVLTPAEVLIAIHGIDPEKDGIALKKVTDACNACFEQRQTFTQEVLARVLNQLVEQIPPPLLFMRTVLQAIGAFPTLVDFIMGILSRLVTKQVNILLLSVFVIYSILECTCISNELLQIWKYPKLWVGFLKCVQLTKPQSFGILLQLPPAQLENALNRIAALKAPLIAHASQPDIQSKLPRAVLVVLGLASDSQVSSQAQTSQTQTSQTQTSQTQTTQTQTSQTQTGETSSSDKDTATEKSKESSTAS
- the LOC100779360 gene encoding uncharacterized protein isoform X2, with the translated sequence MVGKTMSMAATSREKLASLVNAAKLAIDIPSKLESLRQLRHELPPEDPVLLTEFLPSLFLFHSDRFGPVRKFLTEMLGEIGLKNTEFLSNIVPVLIDLLDDDTPAVVRQVLLCGTDLFRATLEKIVVQGLYSSDLDGALESAWAWMLKFKDKVYSIAFQHGSGGAKLLALKFVEAVIRLYTPDPNGSSEPTSHQGRPVEFNILWLRRGHPVLNIGDLKIEASHRLGLLLDQLRFPTVKSLSNSVIIVLIKSLSAIAFDRPAFYGRILPVLLSLEPSSSVVNGVCVSATHFALKNAFVTCSKCTHPSAAPWRDRLAEALKEMQSEGKADRVFHLISASNGTIEREKDDQPVIKEEEPATNSGDSVQNNLARKRSGSQIGGDLAEDEETPGKRVRTTVVALEEPKELDECTTTYSQDETPTVPTSSKGDVDNGPVRQLVATFGALIAQGERAVGHLEILISSISADLLAEVVMANMKNLPLNYPNAEGNDEQLQDISMIGSDDKAKYPPSFVAAVMSLSSTFPPIASLLDAHQSVSNEKSQVEEEISATAANSGAVDSGMNIESENIPSPIDFPSSDASIPGVENGCTTMPPDIHDVGNSESGIPGLDSFGRSDSVSQTSAPSLLVSTEICLEDGSQEQDTSLDQRSPLNVAPSISTDRSEELSPKAAVRDVNSLVSSTATSVVPPRLVLPKMIAPVVDLEDEQKDHLQKSCFMRIIDAYKQIAVAGGTNIRFSILAYLGVEFPLELDPWKLLQKHILIDYISHEGHELTLRVLYRLFGEAEEEPDFFSSTTAASVYENFLLTVAEALRDSFPPSDKSLSKLLGESPYLPKSVLKILENMCSPGNGDKGEKELHSLNADRVTQGLSTVWSLILLRPPIRDTCLQIALQSAVHHLEEVRMKAIRLVANKLYPLSSISKQIEDFAKEMLFSVMSGDASEATDIECSIADSEKGPDVEKVPNEQSSLSGSTKDVTSDNRQSCTSESVSPDSVSEAQRCMSLYFALCTKKHSLFRQIFVIYRSTSKAVKQAVHRQIPILVRTMGSSSDLLEIISDPPNGSENLLMQVLQTLTDGTIPSKDLICTVKRLHDSKLKDAEFLIPILPFLSNDEVMPIFSHIVNLPLEKFQAALGRILQGSSQSGPVLTPAEVLIAIHGIDPEKDGIALKKVTDACNACFEQRQTFTQEVLARVLNQLVEQIPPPLLFMRTVLQAIGAFPTLVDFIMGILSRLVTKQVNILLLSVFVIYSILECTCISNELLQIWKYPKLWVGFLKCVQLTKPQSFGILLQLPPAQLENALNRIAALKAPLIAHASQPDIQSKLPRAVLVVLGLASDSQVSSQAQTSQTQTSQTQTSQTQTTQTQTSQTQTGETSSSDKDTATEKSKESSTAS